The following coding sequences are from one Musa acuminata AAA Group cultivar baxijiao chromosome BXJ2-4, Cavendish_Baxijiao_AAA, whole genome shotgun sequence window:
- the LOC135610237 gene encoding glycine-rich cell wall structural protein 1.8-like, with protein sequence MGTSPASVAVPLLVLLGATICIASRVRFVETAPYGAGHGIGGGSGYAAGGSGGGGGGGSGGGYGVGGQFIPGYGTVGEHGVGYGSGYGSGGGGGAGYGGGGGGGSGGGYGGGGESGGGLGGAYGGGYGSGGGSGGGVGYGAGGEHGIGYGGGGGSGGGAGYGAGSEHGVGYGSGGGNGGGYGAGGNGGGGGGGTGGGVGYGAGGEHGGGYGGGNGGGAGYGGAGTGGEYGGAYGGGGGKGGGGGSGFGEGGEHGVGYGSGGGSGAGYGGAGTGGEYGGAYGGGGGKGGGGGSGFGEGGEHGVGYGSGGGSGAGGGYGAGGAHGGGYGGGGGSGIGDGYGAGGEHGVGGGEGSGGGAGYGAGGEHGGGFGGGGGAGGGAGYGGAGGYGGGVGGGSGAGGGYGGAGGYGAGAGGGSGVGGGPGGYGGGAGGGSGAGAGYGGGHAP encoded by the coding sequence ATGGGCACTTCTCCCGCTAGCGTTGCTGTTCCACTCCTAGTGTTGCTGGGTGCAACCATATGTATTGCCTCTAGGGTACGCTTCGTAGAGACAGCGCCATATGGTGCAGGCCACGGCATTGGTGGGGGCTCCGGCTACGCTGCTGGAGGTTCTGgcggtggaggtggtggtggctCTGGCGGTGGCTATGGAGTTGGGGGGCAGTTCATCCCTGGTTATGGTACCGTAGGGGAACATGGCGTTGGCTATGGTAGCGGCTACGgcagtggtggcggtggtggtgccgGCTATGGTGGTGGAGGTGGGGGAGGTTCCGGCGGTGGTTATGGAGGTGGGGGAGAGTCTGGTGGTGGTTTAGGAGGAGCTTATGGAGGTGGATACGGTAGTGGTGGAGGGAGCGGCGGTGGTGTTGGATATGGAGCCGGAGGCGAACATGGGATTGGCTACGGTGGTGGGGGAGGTAGCGGTGGAGGAGCTGGTTATGGTGCTGGATCTGAACATGGGGTTGGCTATGGGAGTGGAGGTGGTAACGGCGGTGGCTATGGTGCTGGCGGtaatggaggtggaggtggaggtggtacAGGCGGTGGTGTCGGTTATGGTGCTGGCGGCGAGCATGGAGGTGGTTATGGTGGCGGCAATGGCGGTGGCGCGGGCTATGGTGGCGCTGGCACAGGCGGAGAGTATGGTGGTGCATATGGAGGTGGTGGCGGTAAGGGTGGCGGTGGGGGTAGTGGCTTCGGAGAAGGTGGAGAACATGGTGTAGGATATGGAAGCGGTGGTGGCAGTGGCGCGGGCTATGGTGGCGCTGGCACAGGCGGAGAGTATGGTGGTGCATATGGAGGTGGTGGCGGTAAGGGTGGCGGTGGGGGTAGTGGCTTCGGAGAAGGTGGAGAACATGGTGTAGGTTATGGAAGCGGTGGTGGCAGTGGCGCTGGTGGTGGGTATGGTGCTGGAGGAGCACATGGCGGTGgatatggtggtggtggtggtagtggCATCGGTGACGGATATGGAGCTGGAGGAGAGCACGGTGTTGGTGGAGGTGAAGGATCCGGAGGTGGCGCAGGGTACGGTGCCGGCGGGGAGCATGGAGGTGGgtttggtggtggaggaggagctgGTGGCGGTGCAGGGTATGGTGGTGCAGGAGGTTATGGAGGTGGCGTTGGCGGTGGATCAGGTGCCGGAGGTGGATATGGCGGAGCTGGTGGATATGGAGCTGGGGCTGGTGGAGGCTCAGGTGTCGGAGGTGGACCTGGTGGTTATGGAGGCGGCGCTGGTGGTGGTTCGGGTGCCGGAGCTGGCTACGGTGGTGGACACGCTCCTTGA